Genomic window (Fimbriimonadaceae bacterium):
ATGCGCAGATCTGCGCGGTGCCGAATGTTGCCTGGGCAGCGGTCAGGGCGGGGCACAGGGTCACGGTTCTGGTTGATGCCAGCGCCATCACCTCGGTGACAAAAGGCTTCGGATGGTTCAGGACGCTCATCGGGGCTGAGACAACGGCGCTGGACTGCGCGGGCTTGCCGGAGCGGGAACGACAGAGCCTTTCCGAACAGATGGGCGTCCCGATCGAGCAGGTCCCACACCGCTACGGTGAGTATTTCGACGTCCTCAAGAAGATGGGCGTCGAAATCTACGGGAACCGGACAATGATGTTGCTCTACAACATCGATCCGGCGCGAGTCGCCGATTCGGTCACGCCCGTTCCACTGGCCAAGATGGTGGAGCTGTTCGAGGCAGCGGACCGGATACTCGTCTATTGAGAATCCTTGATCCTGCAGTACCGATAGACAACCGATGAGCCAGCCAGACGGCGTACTAATGGTTCTTAGTGGCGCGCCAGGTTTCTGAAATAACTCCAGACATCGATGGTATCGAGCACCAGGGACACTGCCATTGAGACGGACAAGAATAGCAAATACTGTTTGAAAGTCGCTTCAGCAGTGGGAATGGTGATCACGACATAGGCCAGCAGCGGGATCCATGGGAAGTGGCCGAGCCCAAGGATCTTGGTGAATCCATATCGCGCATAGAGCCCCATCATCAGCATCGCGCTCGCGAGAAAATTCATGAAGATGAGCTGGGCGACCGTTTCCTGCCAGAAGGCCAGACTCGCCATGTTGACGAGCATGAGAAACAGCACCCAGAGGGAGACCCATACGGGCTGCTCCATCAATTCCATGAAAAATCGTAATGGGTTTCTCATGCCTGAATTCCTTCTGACGACTGGGATCAGCCGTGTGTCGGTGAGCACTGATAAGGAGCGGACACCCGGCTGGATCGATAGCGCCGACCGGATGTCCGCTGGTCTACCGCATTAGAATGTAATGACCTGGTACCCCTGAGACACGAGCTTCTTGAAGCTGGGATGGCCGTCGTACTCGCCGGCCAGTTTGACGCCGCAGGCCACGACTTTGTCCTTCACACCGAAAGCTCCGGCGCAAAAGTCGCACGCCCCGCCGATGCGGTCTTTCACCGCCACATAGAGCCCGTGGGCCATGTGATCGGGCTTTTCCAACTCGGGGATCCATTTCGGCCCGGCCCCGTCGAAAATCAGTTGCACGTCGTCATGGGCGTCTTTGAATTCTTTGACGGCCTCCATCGCGTTCACTACGCGTCCCAATCCTTCATGGGTGTCGGTGTCGGCCAATACCACGATCGCAACTTTGGACATGCTGCACTCCTTTCAGAAGACAGTAGAACCGCATTGTCTCGTTCTCTCGGACAGAAGCGGCAACAATAGGTGTTCACGAGCCCCACTCTACCGGCCACTCCACGGCACATCTGTGGTCTGGATTACAAACGCACAGCGCGCGGCGTTCTTTTCTCACTGGTGAGGTGCCTTACAGATAGATGACGGAACGGCGAGTAGGATCGCGACAGCATGCGACAACACGAGTCACTCACAAGGAGGTGCGACATGACCTGCACACGGTGCGATGGTCTGATGGTCAGCGAGCAGATGTGCGATCTGCGAGGAACGGACAGCGAGCTCTGTGCGAGCGGGTATCGGTGTCTGCTCTGCGGCGATGTCGTCGATGCGACAATTCTTGCAAACAGGAGGCGGCCGGTAGAGGCGAGCGTTCGTCTCATCGCCGAGTATCCTCGAATGCCGAGCGTGGCCGCGGCGTAGTGTCAGGAGTCTGCTCATGGCGGTCCGGTTCTTCGCACGGGGAGGGTGCGACGCGGCGCAGGGGCAGTAGGAGGTATCGATTGGTAGTATCACCGGTTCTCGAAGGACGAGGAAGGAGAGGAGAAAAGTCATGCCGCTTGCACAATTGAAAGGACTCAGCGGGTATCTCAGCGCGGAGCAGAAGGCCGAGCTGATTCGGAAGGTCACGGACGCAATCGTGTCCGTGGAAGGAGAGGGGTTGCGATCCGTGACCTGGGTCATCCTTGAAGAGGTGCCGTCCGGCCAATGGGGCGTCGGCGGAACACCTGTGACCACGGAGGCTCTGAGGAAGATGGCCGCACAAGGCCGATAACCATCACATCTCGATGACGACAAGGAGGGCTCAGATGAAGTTTCAAGTGCATACAACAGAGTCGGCTCCGGATGCCTCGCGCGCGACATTGGATAGCACGGTGAAGAAATACGGGTTTCTGCCGAATCTATTCGGTGTCCTCGCAGAGTCTCCCACGGCGGTGCAGGCCTATGCGGCCATCAACAAGGCACTTGAACAGAGCGCACTGTCCCCGGTGGAGCAGCAGGTGGTGACCTTGACCGTCAGTGCCGTCAATAATTGTGCCTACTGCGTGGGGGCCCACTCCGTGGTCGCGACAATGGTCCGTATGCCGGAAGATGTGCTCGCCGCGTTACGGGATCAACATCCCTTGCCCGACAGGAAGCTCGATGCGCTGCGCACACTAGTCCTGTCCGTCCTGCGTCATCGCGGCTGGGTACCGGAGGGTGAGCTGGAGCAGGCCGCGGCGGCCGGCTATACCCAGCGTCATGTCTTGGATGTGTTGACGATCGTCGCGCTCAAGACGTTGAGCAATTATGTGAATCACATTGCCCACACGCCGCTCGATCCGCAGTTTGCCGCGCAGGCGTGGAAATCGTCGGCTGCGACCGTCGGCTGAGGGGGACCCCACGCGGCGCGGAGATCGGACTAGAGGGCCTGTGCCTCCACGGGCTGGGCCCCCTAGGCCAAGGGCATTTGCGAGGGGGCGCTAATTCCGTCCGGCCATCACGCCGCCGTCAACATCCCACACCGCACCGGTCACCCATTGCGCGTCGTCGCTCAATAGGAATGCGATGGTTCGACCGACATCCTCCGCCGTGCCGATCCGGCCGATCGGGTGAAAACTGTCGAAGGTGGACAACGTGGCGTCGATGTGGGGTGGGTCGATGAAGGCTCCATAGATCGGCGTCTTGACCACGGCCGGCGACACCGCGTTGACACGAATCTTGTGGGCGGCCAGTTCCATCGCCATATGCTGCGTCAGCGCGTGCAAGCCGGCCTTTGCCATCGAATAGGCGGAGGACGGCGTCGCTTTAATGGCCTGTTGCGCCCACATCGACCCAATATGCACGATGGAGCCGCCGCCGTTGGCCGCCATATTCTTGGCGACGGCTTGCGAGATGAAAAAGAGGGCCCGGTTCAGATCCAGATACGTATCGTAGTCTTCGCCGGTATGATCGAGAAACGGCGTCGGCTTGAAATAGCCCGCGGCGTTCACCACGTACTTGATGTGGCGGTCGTGATTGCCGATGAATGCGATCAGGCGCTGCACATCTTTCGGCTCAGACAAGTTCGCTTGAAACGAGTCCACCGGACCGAACGAGGCCAGTTCGCTTTTGGCTTGCTCCAGTTTGGACGATCGGTTGGCGACAATCACGGTTGGAATGGCTCGCTCGAGTAATAGTTGCGCCGTGGCACGACCGATTCCACTGGACCCTCCAACAATGAGCGCGATGGGTTGATCGACGGGTTGCATCGGATGACCTCCTTCTTGAGTTATGGTAAACCAAACAGAACACACAGACGCAGTCTACGAAGATTCGCGGCGCGCCGACAGCAGGCACAAGCCGGTGCGGTAGGTACCAATCGGTCTATCTTGAAGAGCCCACGCGTGAAACAAATCTCCCGGCAATCGGCTCCGGAGCGGAGCGCCAGAATGGTCGAAACGATCTACGGGTGTAAATGGTCGCTGACGGTCTATCGACTGTTGGCGAACGGGATCAATCGGCCGGGTGAGATGGTGCGCAGCGTCGAGGGGCTGACGACTAAAGTGCTTAACGAGTGTCTGCGCAAGAACGTGGCGTTCGGCATCATTGAACGCATCGCCTATAACGAAATTCCTCCCCGCGTGGAATATGCGGTCACTCCGTTCGGCAGGAAGTTTATCCGCATTCTGGATGCGCTCGAGCAGTTGCAAGATGACATTGCCGCAGAGCTCTAAGGGGTTTGCCGGCGGAGGGCGCGTTCGGGGCGATGGTGTCGGGCCAGAATAGGCGGACTCACGAGCAGCCGGCCGAATTGTTGCGTGCATCGTTGAGGGGGTCGTGATTCCTGAACATGGAAGAATGCCAAGGGTGCTGAGACGCCAAGCGCGCCGCTAAGGTTTGCGCGAGGCCCAGCTAAGGGAGATTAAGGCATGAAATTACTAACGGTCGCGCTCATTCTCGGCCTCGCCATCGTGATCTTTGTGACGCCGAGGCTTCTGCCGGCGGAGCAGTCGGCACCGACCCCTAGCCTCAACATGTCCCCGGACCTTCAGCAGCTGTTTCAGGCAGAGATGAGGGAGCTTCTGCTTGGCACGCAGCGCATTGCGGGGGCGCTACCGATCGCGAACTGGGACGGCATCGCCGACTCCGCCATGGCCATGCGGAACAGCTACGTGCTTGAGCAGACACTCACGACAACCCAGAGGCACGACCTCGAACAGCTCCCCGAACAATTCAAGGCCTTCGATGAAGCGTTTCATTTGAGAGCCGAGAAGCTTGCCCACGCGGCCAAGGCCACGGACGCCGAGGCCGTCTCGTTTCACTTCTCCCGGCTGCTGGATACCTGTGTTGCCTGTCATTCGACATATGCCACATCGACGTTTCCGAACTTTCGATCCGAAGGAGGAGTTGAGCACCGTCATTAGAACGCAACCGGACCCTCTCACTGTAATCCTGGGTCAAAGGAGAAACGGTGTCGTGCAGGAATCTGGTTCCATTCTGTTGGCAGATCCCTCCGTAGCCCTTTCCGGCCCGCTCTCTTCTATCAAGCTCGGTTCTCGACATCGCACATTGTTCTGTGACATTCGCACGGCATAGCCCGCATGTCCGTCATCGAATCCACCCATTCACTGAACCGCGTCGCCGCAGGCAGACTTTCGGCCCGATTGCAGGAGTTGTCCTTGCCGCTCACAGTCATCGCATAAAAAGCCGGACCCACTGGTTTCCTCTACTAAACCCTGCCGCTAGATCGCATCCCGGTGGTTCGCCTTGGTTACGATGACTCTCGGTCGAAGGTCCATAAGAGGCCGAGGACGATCAGGTGTTGGGAGCCGGTCAGGCCCGGCACACCCGGCGAGATGTCGCCTCGTCTGAAGAACCCGCCGTTGACCCCTGTCGAGTCGTCCCATCGGTACTCAAGCCGCACGTGAGTCTTGCTGAAGACGCGTGGCCCGCGATCAGAGAACGGCGCGTAGTCCAGCGTGGTCGTCATGGCCTGCACGAATTGTTCGCTGCCCGTCCATTGCCCGTTGCGGTCCCAGTAGAATTCCGGCCGGATTGCCGCATACGCACTGGACGCGAATTTCCAGCCGATGCTGGCATTCCCACCCATCACGAATGCACGCGGGGCGCCAGGCCGATCGGCGATATTTTCCGTACCCACATCATAGGTTAGGGTGACGAAGAACTTCCGGTCTTCCCACTTCATGACATTGCTCAGATAGTACCGCCAAAAATCGAGATCAGTTCGCTGCTGGTCCGGTCCGGCATAGAGTGTATGACTAATTGTCACGCATGGCAGCGGCGTGAACGTCAGTTGAAAGCCATAACTGGGGTGATCGTTTGGCCGGGACAGATGGGCATAGCCGTTCACGATGAATCCAGAAAGCGTCACGTTCTTGTTCATGCGGTAGACCGCATTGACGCCGAACATCTGATAGGGGCTGTAGTCCGAGGTCCAAGCCCGTGTGTAATGGACGTTGTCCTTTGCGTAGAGACTTTCGGAGCCGAGAAAACTACTGAACAGGCCCGCGGTCAACGTGAGGCCGTCACCTTTCGGGACCCAGTACGACACGTTCGCGAGGCCGACATGGCGCAGCGTGTCGGCACCGGAAAGTTTCGGCTCGCCCGGGAGGAACGCGAACTCCCGTGAGTCATAGCCGCCTTGCACCGCCAATTCCATGCCCCATTCAGCACCGGGAGCCGCCGCCTTACGCACATAGGCCATGGCCATATTCGGGCTGAGTTCGTTATGGCGTGGCACGGTGGAGCGGTTTCGCCAGAGATGGTTCTCAGGGAAATTGAAGTTCAGCGGATAGCTGACATCGAGGTAGGCTCCATACTGCCAGCCATCCGGGGACGTGCAGGAGAGGGAGGCGCACGGCTCATCGGCTAACGCCGGCAACGCGATCGAAGTGTACAGCGCGGTACAGAGCGCCCAGATCCATATGGAGGTCCGGGTCACCCAGGAGCCGTTGGCTGGAGCAGCGGGTATGGTGATCACAAAGGCCAATGTTTGAATGGTTTGATGAAGGTAGCGGGTCTTGCAACTTGGAGATCCGATT
Coding sequences:
- a CDS encoding DsrE family protein, with amino-acid sequence MSKVAIVVLADTDTHEGLGRVVNAMEAVKEFKDAHDDVQLIFDGAGPKWIPELEKPDHMAHGLYVAVKDRIGGACDFCAGAFGVKDKVVACGVKLAGEYDGHPSFKKLVSQGYQVITF
- a CDS encoding 4-oxalocrotonate tautomerase family protein, encoding MPLAQLKGLSGYLSAEQKAELIRKVTDAIVSVEGEGLRSVTWVILEEVPSGQWGVGGTPVTTEALRKMAAQGR
- a CDS encoding carboxymuconolactone decarboxylase family protein, producing MKFQVHTTESAPDASRATLDSTVKKYGFLPNLFGVLAESPTAVQAYAAINKALEQSALSPVEQQVVTLTVSAVNNCAYCVGAHSVVATMVRMPEDVLAALRDQHPLPDRKLDALRTLVLSVLRHRGWVPEGELEQAAAAGYTQRHVLDVLTIVALKTLSNYVNHIAHTPLDPQFAAQAWKSSAATVG
- a CDS encoding SDR family oxidoreductase — its product is MQPVDQPIALIVGGSSGIGRATAQLLLERAIPTVIVANRSSKLEQAKSELASFGPVDSFQANLSEPKDVQRLIAFIGNHDRHIKYVVNAAGYFKPTPFLDHTGEDYDTYLDLNRALFFISQAVAKNMAANGGGSIVHIGSMWAQQAIKATPSSAYSMAKAGLHALTQHMAMELAAHKIRVNAVSPAVVKTPIYGAFIDPPHIDATLSTFDSFHPIGRIGTAEDVGRTIAFLLSDDAQWVTGAVWDVDGGVMAGRN
- a CDS encoding helix-turn-helix transcriptional regulator encodes the protein MKQISRQSAPERSARMVETIYGCKWSLTVYRLLANGINRPGEMVRSVEGLTTKVLNECLRKNVAFGIIERIAYNEIPPRVEYAVTPFGRKFIRILDALEQLQDDIAAEL
- a CDS encoding cytochrome c, with amino-acid sequence MKLLTVALILGLAIVIFVTPRLLPAEQSAPTPSLNMSPDLQQLFQAEMRELLLGTQRIAGALPIANWDGIADSAMAMRNSYVLEQTLTTTQRHDLEQLPEQFKAFDEAFHLRAEKLAHAAKATDAEAVSFHFSRLLDTCVACHSTYATSTFPNFRSEGGVEHRH
- a CDS encoding outer membrane beta-barrel protein, with the translated sequence MLSKIGSPSCKTRYLHQTIQTLAFVITIPAAPANGSWVTRTSIWIWALCTALYTSIALPALADEPCASLSCTSPDGWQYGAYLDVSYPLNFNFPENHLWRNRSTVPRHNELSPNMAMAYVRKAAAPGAEWGMELAVQGGYDSREFAFLPGEPKLSGADTLRHVGLANVSYWVPKGDGLTLTAGLFSSFLGSESLYAKDNVHYTRAWTSDYSPYQMFGVNAVYRMNKNVTLSGFIVNGYAHLSRPNDHPSYGFQLTFTPLPCVTISHTLYAGPDQQRTDLDFWRYYLSNVMKWEDRKFFVTLTYDVGTENIADRPGAPRAFVMGGNASIGWKFASSAYAAIRPEFYWDRNGQWTGSEQFVQAMTTTLDYAPFSDRGPRVFSKTHVRLEYRWDDSTGVNGGFFRRGDISPGVPGLTGSQHLIVLGLLWTFDRESS